A single Cellulomonas sp. SLBN-39 DNA region contains:
- the cimA gene encoding citramalate synthase — protein sequence MTDPTFHVYDTTLRDGAQQEGINLSVADKLAIAPLLDELGVGFIEGGWPGAVPKDTEFFKRAAKELDLRNAELAAFGATRKPGTRAVDDPQVRALVDSEAPVVTVVAKSDVRHVERALRTTPDENLAMITDTVAFLRREGRRVVVDAEHFFDGFAVDAAYARAAVLAAFEAGAEVVALCDTNGGMLPDQVRDVVLDLRRHVGPHAVLGMHAHNDSGCAVANTLAAVEAGCAHVQGTVNGYGERTGNADLLSVVANLELKLGRPVLARTDGVPGGLAELTRIAHAISELTNISPFARQPYVGASAFAHKAGLHASAIKVDPDLYQHTDPGLVGNDMRMLVSDMAGRASIELKGRQLGYDLAEHPDVLARLTHRVKDSEANGYTFEAADASFELLLVEEVEGRRPAYFRVESWRAIVERNGGRGTPATAEATVKLHAGGERIVSTGEGNGPVNALDHALRQALLRVYPELAEFELIDFKVRILDQMHGTDAVTRVLIETTDGETSWSTVGVGPNLIEASWEALTDSTIWGLRHRGVAPR from the coding sequence GTGACCGACCCGACCTTCCACGTCTACGACACCACGCTGCGCGACGGCGCCCAGCAGGAGGGCATCAACCTCTCCGTCGCGGACAAGCTCGCGATCGCCCCGCTGCTCGACGAGCTCGGCGTGGGGTTCATCGAGGGCGGCTGGCCGGGCGCCGTCCCCAAGGACACCGAGTTCTTCAAGCGGGCCGCCAAGGAGCTCGACCTGCGCAACGCGGAGCTCGCGGCGTTCGGCGCGACCCGCAAGCCGGGCACCCGGGCCGTCGACGACCCGCAGGTCCGGGCCCTGGTCGACTCCGAGGCGCCGGTCGTGACCGTCGTCGCCAAGTCCGACGTGCGGCACGTGGAGCGCGCGCTGCGCACCACGCCGGACGAGAACCTCGCCATGATCACCGACACGGTGGCGTTCCTGCGCCGCGAGGGCCGGCGCGTGGTCGTGGACGCCGAGCACTTCTTCGACGGGTTCGCCGTCGACGCCGCGTACGCGCGCGCCGCCGTGCTGGCCGCGTTCGAGGCGGGCGCCGAGGTCGTCGCGCTGTGCGACACCAACGGCGGGATGCTGCCCGACCAGGTCCGCGACGTCGTCCTCGACCTGCGGCGGCACGTCGGCCCCCACGCCGTGCTCGGCATGCACGCCCACAACGACTCCGGCTGCGCGGTCGCCAACACCCTCGCCGCCGTCGAGGCCGGCTGCGCGCACGTGCAGGGCACCGTCAACGGCTACGGCGAGCGCACCGGCAACGCCGACCTGCTCTCCGTGGTCGCCAACCTCGAGCTCAAGCTCGGGCGCCCCGTGCTGGCCCGCACCGACGGCGTCCCCGGCGGGCTCGCCGAGCTCACGCGTATCGCGCACGCCATCAGCGAGCTCACCAACATCTCGCCGTTCGCCCGCCAGCCGTACGTCGGGGCGAGCGCGTTCGCGCACAAGGCCGGGCTGCACGCCTCCGCGATCAAGGTCGACCCGGACCTCTACCAGCACACCGACCCCGGCCTGGTCGGCAACGACATGAGGATGCTGGTGTCGGACATGGCCGGGCGCGCGTCCATCGAGCTCAAGGGCCGCCAGCTCGGGTACGACCTCGCCGAGCACCCCGACGTCCTGGCCCGCCTGACCCACCGCGTCAAGGACTCCGAGGCCAACGGCTACACGTTCGAGGCCGCCGACGCCTCGTTCGAGCTGCTGCTCGTCGAGGAGGTCGAGGGCCGGCGCCCGGCGTACTTCCGGGTCGAGTCGTGGCGGGCGATCGTCGAGCGCAACGGCGGGCGCGGCACGCCCGCCACGGCCGAGGCGACCGTCAAGCTGCACGCCGGCGGCGAGCGGATCGTCAGCACGGGGGAGGGCAACGGGCCCGTCAACGCCCTGGACCACGCCCTGCGGCAGGCCCTGCTGCGCGTGTACCCCGAGCTCGCCGAGTTCGAGCTCATCGACTTCAAGGTCCGCATCCTCGACCAGATGCACGGCACCGACGCGGTCACGCGGGTCCTCATCGAGACGACCGACGGCGAGACGTCGTGGAGCACCGTCGGGGTGGGGCCCAACCTCATCGAGGCCTCGTGGGAGGCGCTGACCGACTCGACCATCTGGGGCCTGCGCCACCGCGGGGTGGCGCCGCGCTGA
- a CDS encoding branched-chain amino acid aminotransferase, which produces MSTLASPTSAPAFAVTRTTTPVPEAERAAALAAPRFGTVFTEHMSRISWSQAEGWHGRRVEPYGPLQLDPATAVLHYAQEIFEGLKAYRYPDGSVWTFRPQANAERFQRSARRLALPELATDDFLGAIAALVGVDEPWVPSGEETSLYLRPFMYASESFLGVRPSLEAEFLVIASPVGPYFAGGVQPVAIWVSQEHHRAGAGGTGAAKCGGNYAASLLPQQEAYAKGFEQVCFLDASTNTLLEELGGMNVFVVHADGRVVTPALSGSILEGVTRSSIVQILTDAGHEVSEADVPLTTLLAGLADGSVTEVFACGTAAVVTPIGRLAGEGFDHTVGDGAAGPVTMRVRAELTDIQYGRATDRHGWMHRLV; this is translated from the coding sequence ATGAGCACTCTCGCGTCCCCCACGTCCGCCCCGGCGTTCGCGGTCACCCGTACGACCACCCCCGTCCCCGAGGCGGAGCGGGCCGCCGCGCTCGCCGCCCCGCGGTTCGGCACGGTGTTCACCGAGCACATGTCCCGCATCAGCTGGTCGCAGGCCGAGGGCTGGCACGGCCGGCGGGTCGAGCCCTACGGCCCCCTCCAGCTGGACCCCGCGACCGCGGTGCTGCACTACGCGCAGGAGATCTTCGAGGGTCTCAAGGCGTACCGGTACCCCGACGGCAGCGTCTGGACGTTCCGCCCGCAGGCCAACGCCGAGCGGTTCCAGCGCTCCGCCCGCCGGCTCGCGCTGCCCGAGCTCGCCACCGACGACTTCCTCGGTGCGATCGCCGCCCTCGTCGGCGTCGACGAGCCGTGGGTGCCGTCGGGGGAGGAGACCAGCCTCTACCTGCGGCCGTTCATGTACGCCTCCGAGAGCTTCCTCGGGGTCCGCCCGTCGCTCGAGGCCGAGTTCCTCGTCATCGCCTCGCCCGTCGGCCCGTACTTCGCGGGCGGCGTGCAGCCCGTCGCGATCTGGGTCTCGCAGGAGCACCACCGCGCCGGCGCCGGCGGCACGGGTGCGGCCAAGTGCGGCGGCAACTACGCCGCGAGCCTGCTGCCCCAGCAGGAGGCCTACGCCAAGGGCTTCGAGCAGGTCTGCTTCCTCGACGCGTCGACCAACACGCTCCTCGAGGAGCTCGGCGGCATGAACGTGTTCGTCGTGCACGCCGACGGCCGCGTGGTCACGCCCGCCCTGTCCGGCTCGATCCTCGAGGGCGTCACGCGCTCGTCGATCGTGCAGATCCTCACCGACGCCGGCCACGAGGTCTCCGAGGCCGACGTGCCGCTGACGACGCTGCTGGCGGGCCTCGCGGACGGGTCCGTGACGGAGGTGTTCGCGTGCGGCACGGCCGCGGTCGTGACCCCGATCGGCCGGCTCGCCGGCGAGGGCTTCGACCACACCGTCGGGGACGGAGCCGCCGGGCCGGTGACGATGCGTGTGCGCGCCGAGCTGACCGACATCCAGTACGGCCGGGCGACCGACCGGCACGGCTGGATGCACCGGCTCGTCTGA
- a CDS encoding 3-isopropylmalate dehydrogenase, which translates to MSDRVVPPSLRLAVVPGDGIGTEVVEQGLLVLEQALRGTGTTVTTTDFDLGARRWHATGQTLTDEDLAAIRGHDAILLGAIGDPGVPSGVLERGLLLRLRFALDHYVNLRPSKLFPGVTSPLAAPGDVDFVVVREGTEGPYVGNGGAIRVGTPYEVANEVSVNTAFGVERVVRDAFARAAARPRKKLTLVHKHNVLVHAGHLWRRTVDAVNAEFPDVTVDYLHVDAATIFLVTNPSRFDVIVTDNLFGDILTDLAAAITGGIGLAASANINPDRTAPSMFEPVHGSAPDIAGQGKADPTATVLSVAMLLDHLGLADAAARVEAAVAADLAERGTAGRVRSTAEVGAELAARVAG; encoded by the coding sequence ATGAGCGACCGCGTCGTCCCCCCGTCCCTGCGGCTGGCCGTGGTGCCCGGCGACGGCATCGGGACCGAGGTCGTCGAGCAGGGGCTGCTCGTGCTGGAGCAGGCCCTGCGCGGCACCGGCACGACCGTGACCACCACGGACTTCGACCTCGGCGCACGTCGCTGGCACGCCACGGGTCAGACCCTCACGGACGAGGACCTCGCCGCGATCCGGGGCCACGACGCCATCCTGCTCGGCGCGATCGGCGACCCCGGCGTCCCGTCGGGCGTCCTCGAGCGCGGTCTGCTGCTGCGGCTGCGGTTCGCGCTGGACCACTACGTCAACCTGCGCCCGAGCAAGCTCTTCCCGGGCGTCACCTCCCCGCTGGCCGCGCCCGGCGACGTCGACTTCGTCGTCGTGCGCGAGGGCACCGAGGGCCCGTACGTCGGCAACGGCGGCGCCATCCGGGTCGGCACCCCGTACGAGGTGGCCAACGAGGTCAGCGTCAACACCGCGTTCGGCGTGGAGCGGGTCGTGCGCGACGCGTTCGCCCGCGCCGCGGCCCGTCCGCGCAAGAAGCTCACGCTGGTGCACAAGCACAACGTGCTCGTGCACGCCGGTCACCTGTGGCGGCGCACCGTCGATGCCGTGAACGCCGAGTTCCCCGACGTGACCGTGGACTACCTGCACGTCGACGCCGCGACGATCTTCCTCGTCACGAATCCGTCCCGGTTCGACGTGATCGTCACCGACAATCTCTTCGGCGACATCCTCACCGACCTCGCCGCGGCCATCACCGGCGGGATCGGCCTCGCCGCGTCCGCCAACATCAACCCCGACCGCACGGCGCCCAGCATGTTCGAGCCCGTGCACGGCTCGGCCCCCGACATCGCGGGCCAGGGCAAGGCCGACCCCACGGCAACCGTCCTCTCGGTCGCGATGCTGCTCGACCACCTCGGCCTCGCCGACGCCGCCGCGCGCGTGGAGGCCGCGGTCGCCGCCGACCTCGCCGAGCGCGGCACGGCCGGGCGAGTACGGTCGACGGCCGAGGTGGGTGCCGAGCTGGCCGCCCGCGTCGCCGGCTGA
- a CDS encoding ASCH domain-containing protein, protein MSGPSTDHTPDGVEDTRIQAFWEAARGHLGQGKLDSVLGELVRDVVPPPSWSFGDSPALADQLLALVLEGRKTGTSTALAEIEDEGVALPRRGELSIVTDGAGEPRALLRTTEVVVVPFDQVDEAFAAAEGEDDLSLASWRVEHERYWRRVLGDDRFVATMPVVTERFEVVYPRR, encoded by the coding sequence ATGAGCGGACCGAGCACGGACCACACCCCCGACGGCGTCGAGGACACCCGCATCCAGGCCTTCTGGGAGGCCGCCCGGGGCCACCTCGGCCAGGGCAAGCTCGACAGCGTGCTGGGGGAGCTCGTGCGCGACGTGGTCCCGCCGCCGTCGTGGTCCTTCGGGGACTCGCCGGCCCTGGCCGACCAGCTGCTGGCGCTCGTGCTCGAGGGGCGCAAGACCGGCACGTCGACCGCGCTGGCCGAGATCGAGGACGAGGGTGTGGCGCTCCCGCGGCGCGGGGAGCTGTCGATCGTCACGGACGGTGCCGGCGAGCCCCGGGCGCTGCTGCGCACCACCGAGGTCGTCGTGGTCCCGTTCGACCAGGTCGACGAGGCGTTCGCCGCCGCGGAGGGCGAGGACGACCTGTCGCTCGCGTCGTGGCGCGTCGAGCACGAGCGCTACTGGCGCCGGGTGCTGGGCGACGACCGGTTCGTCGCGACGATGCCGGTGGTGACCGAGCGGTTCGAGGTGGTGTACCCGCGGCGGTGA
- the ilvN gene encoding acetolactate synthase small subunit produces MTRHTLSVLVENKPGVLTRVAGLFARRSFNIHSLAVGPTEHDEISRITVVVDVDALPLEQVTKQLNKLINVIKIVELEDAASVQRELLLVKVKADVSQRTHVLEVVQLFRAHVVDVVPDTVVVEATGGPGKLEALLAALEPFGIREIVQSGTVAIGRGSRSITDRALERVGRSA; encoded by the coding sequence ATGACCCGCCACACCCTGTCCGTCCTCGTCGAGAACAAGCCCGGCGTGCTCACGCGCGTCGCCGGCCTGTTCGCGCGCCGCTCGTTCAACATCCACTCCCTGGCCGTGGGCCCCACGGAGCACGACGAGATCAGCCGCATCACCGTCGTCGTCGACGTCGACGCGCTGCCGCTGGAGCAGGTGACCAAGCAGCTCAACAAGCTGATCAACGTCATCAAGATCGTCGAGCTCGAGGACGCCGCGTCCGTGCAGCGCGAGCTGCTGCTCGTCAAGGTCAAGGCCGACGTCTCCCAGCGCACGCACGTGCTCGAGGTCGTCCAGCTGTTCCGGGCGCACGTCGTCGACGTCGTGCCCGACACGGTCGTCGTCGAGGCGACCGGCGGTCCGGGCAAGCTCGAGGCGCTGCTCGCGGCGCTCGAGCCGTTCGGCATCCGTGAGATCGTGCAGTCCGGCACCGTCGCCATCGGCCGCGGCTCGCGGTCCATCACCGACCGTGCGCTCGAGCGCGTCGGCCGCTCGGCCTGA